Proteins from a single region of Campylobacter sp. RM16704:
- a CDS encoding DNA-directed RNA polymerase subunit omega, which translates to MRVEQIAAKALKKMKDDRYKLALVVAKRAEELANGADPLVNLDKNKYKYTDIALYEIAEDKIVLEGFIEASK; encoded by the coding sequence ATGAGAGTAGAACAAATAGCTGCAAAAGCTTTAAAAAAAATGAAAGATGATAGGTATAAATTGGCTTTAGTAGTTGCAAAAAGAGCAGAAGAACTTGCTAATGGTGCAGACCCTTTGGTTAATTTAGATAAAAACAAATATAAGTATACTGATATTGCTTTATATGAGATAGCAGAAGATAAAATCGTATTAGAGGGATTTATTGAAGCTAGTAAATGA
- a CDS encoding RelA/SpoT family protein — protein sequence MKLVNDELLLDRLINDVKNCKDLQRAKEILFLVFPHSNILERAVNFCIQKHEGQFRKSGEPYAVHPILVASFVAFLSPIESMIIAALLHDVLEDTNCNEEELSLNFGEEVTKLVQGLTKIVSIREDHLTRSNSNEKLARSALTFRNMLLAGVEDVSILVIKLCDRLHNMLTLSYLREDKRKRISEETLVVYAPIAHRLGISSIKNLLEDLSFKFLLPEEYMQIDNYINAKDQQIQLEFNEFISKIEILFLENGFRQGSFVIHKRIKHNYSIYLKMQRKGVGLEEVLDLLGVRILVEKVYDCYLALGILHTHFNPLISRFKDYIALPKQNGYQTLHTTLFDAKNIIEAQIRTFDMHKTAEFGVAAHWKYKEGNIVTPNLEWLADISMHDKEGNNVQDYDAIELYEYAKDSLYIEDIAVYSPKGEIFTLPRGATALDFAYEVHTKVGLHAKAAFVNRIRVPLLTVLKNGDIVSIETSEEEYFRCSWIDSVKTGKAKASIRDFCKQKKKELNNKIAINLLSTVFSKDSKIIKKWLEKENFSKKIRQIALDFNYFKDVINALRKYMIQNQTSKFEQNEQKFESIIIGSNYKITSINFDYCCRPKRGDEIIAFRHSTSATIHHKLCEQAMKMIDENKEMVFALWSDSSIKSYKIIVSIENKKGSLADFLTTLAKMQINILSINSTDSEPVVANYFEVQVELPNNIDAENTKERLKTKYKILDFISLNDAYNNH from the coding sequence TTGAAGCTAGTAAATGATGAATTATTGCTAGATAGGCTTATTAATGATGTAAAAAACTGTAAAGATTTGCAAAGAGCAAAAGAAATTCTCTTTTTAGTTTTTCCGCATTCTAATATTTTAGAAAGAGCTGTGAATTTTTGCATTCAAAAACATGAAGGGCAATTTAGAAAAAGTGGTGAACCTTATGCAGTTCATCCTATATTAGTTGCTTCTTTTGTCGCTTTTTTAAGTCCTATAGAATCTATGATTATAGCTGCTTTATTACATGATGTATTAGAAGATACAAATTGCAACGAAGAAGAATTGAGTTTAAATTTTGGTGAAGAAGTAACCAAACTAGTTCAGGGTTTAACTAAAATAGTTAGTATTAGAGAAGACCATCTTACACGCTCTAATTCAAATGAAAAATTAGCAAGATCTGCTTTAACTTTTAGGAATATGCTTTTAGCTGGTGTTGAAGATGTTAGTATCCTTGTGATAAAACTTTGTGATAGATTGCATAATATGCTTACACTAAGTTATTTAAGAGAAGATAAAAGAAAAAGAATTAGTGAAGAAACTTTAGTGGTATACGCTCCTATAGCTCATAGACTTGGAATTTCAAGTATAAAAAATTTACTTGAAGATTTAAGTTTTAAGTTTTTATTGCCTGAAGAATATATGCAGATAGATAATTATATTAACGCAAAAGATCAACAAATTCAACTTGAATTTAATGAATTTATTTCCAAAATAGAAATATTGTTTTTAGAAAATGGTTTTAGACAAGGTAGTTTTGTTATACACAAAAGAATTAAACATAATTATTCTATATATTTAAAAATGCAAAGAAAAGGTGTAGGACTTGAAGAAGTTTTAGATCTTTTGGGTGTTAGAATTTTGGTTGAGAAAGTTTATGATTGTTATTTGGCTTTAGGAATTCTACATACTCATTTTAATCCTTTAATTTCAAGATTTAAAGATTATATAGCATTACCAAAACAAAATGGGTATCAAACTTTACATACAACACTTTTTGATGCTAAAAATATCATAGAAGCTCAAATTAGAACTTTTGATATGCATAAAACTGCTGAATTTGGAGTGGCTGCTCATTGGAAATACAAAGAAGGAAATATTGTTACTCCAAATTTAGAGTGGCTTGCAGATATTTCTATGCACGATAAAGAAGGAAATAATGTTCAAGATTATGATGCAATAGAACTCTATGAGTATGCTAAAGATAGTTTATATATAGAAGATATTGCAGTATATTCACCAAAAGGAGAAATTTTTACTTTACCTCGTGGAGCCACAGCTTTAGATTTTGCGTATGAAGTTCATACAAAAGTAGGGCTTCACGCAAAAGCAGCCTTTGTAAATCGTATTAGAGTCCCGCTTTTAACTGTGCTTAAAAATGGTGATATAGTTAGTATCGAGACATCTGAAGAAGAGTATTTTAGATGTTCTTGGATTGATAGTGTTAAAACAGGAAAAGCAAAAGCAAGTATAAGAGATTTCTGTAAACAAAAGAAAAAAGAATTAAATAATAAAATTGCAATCAATCTTCTTTCTACTGTATTTAGTAAAGATTCAAAAATCATAAAAAAATGGCTAGAAAAAGAAAATTTTAGTAAAAAAATCAGACAAATTGCTTTAGATTTTAATTATTTTAAAGATGTAATTAATGCTCTTAGAAAATATATGATTCAAAATCAAACAAGTAAATTTGAGCAAAATGAACAAAAATTTGAAAGTATTATTATAGGTTCTAATTATAAAATTACTAGTATTAATTTTGATTATTGTTGTAGACCAAAAAGAGGAGATGAAATTATTGCTTTTAGGCATTCTACCAGTGCAACAATACATCACAAACTTTGCGAACAAGCAATGAAAATGATTGATGAAAATAAAGAAATGGTTTTTGCTTTGTGGAGTGATAGTTCTATAAAAAGTTATAAAATTATTGTTTCTATTGAAAATAAAAAAGGTTCTTTAGCAGATTTTTTGACTACTTTAGCTAAAATGCAAATTAATATTTTGAGTATTAATTCGACTGATTCAGAGCCTGTTGTAGCAAATTATTTTGAAGTGCAAGTTGAATTACCAAATAATATTGATGCTGAAAATACCAAAGAAAGATTAAAAACAAAGTATAAAATTTTAGACTTTATATCTTTAAATGATGCATATAATAATCACTAA
- the tyrS gene encoding tyrosine--tRNA ligase has protein sequence MNINEIIKEIKRGISEIIDEDRLIFLIRNYYEKGENFFVKAGFDPTAADLHLGHTVVLNKMSLLQKHGAIVQFLIGDFTAQIGDPTGKSVTRKKLDKEEVLKNAKTYEEQVFKILDPSKTQIHFNSKWLNELGASGIVELTSTFSVARMLERDDFTKRFKEQSSISICEFLYPLLQGYDSVALKSDIEMGGTDQKFNLLMGRQLQRIYNCKKEQAVIMMPLLEGLDGVNKMSKSLGNYIGVTESAKDMYAKVLSISDELMFRYYELLSEKNLSEISQMKDDIKNGLLHPKKAKEDLALEITVRFHSNECALKAKEEFDKVHGAKELPSDMPSFTLEGSIWLAKAIVECKMESSTSASRRLINSNAVSINGEKVQDEQFQLESGEYILQVGKRKFAKLKVV, from the coding sequence ATGAATATTAATGAAATTATTAAAGAAATTAAAAGAGGGATATCGGAAATTATTGATGAAGATAGATTAATTTTTTTAATTAGAAATTATTATGAAAAGGGTGAAAATTTCTTTGTAAAAGCTGGCTTTGATCCTACAGCAGCTGATTTGCATTTAGGGCATACTGTTGTTTTAAATAAAATGTCTTTACTTCAAAAACATGGGGCTATAGTGCAGTTTTTAATAGGTGATTTCACAGCACAAATAGGTGATCCTACGGGCAAAAGTGTTACAAGAAAAAAACTTGATAAAGAAGAAGTTCTTAAAAACGCCAAAACTTATGAAGAGCAAGTTTTCAAAATTTTAGATCCAAGCAAAACTCAAATTCATTTTAATTCTAAATGGCTTAATGAGTTAGGTGCAAGTGGTATAGTGGAATTGACTTCAACTTTTAGTGTTGCTAGAATGCTTGAAAGGGATGATTTTACAAAGCGTTTTAAAGAACAAAGTTCTATATCTATTTGTGAATTTTTATATCCACTTTTACAAGGTTATGATAGTGTTGCTTTAAAAAGTGATATTGAAATGGGTGGAACGGATCAAAAATTTAATCTTTTGATGGGTAGACAACTTCAAAGAATATATAATTGCAAAAAAGAACAAGCCGTTATAATGATGCCATTACTTGAGGGACTTGATGGTGTTAATAAGATGAGCAAAAGTTTGGGTAATTATATAGGAGTAACTGAAAGTGCTAAAGATATGTATGCTAAAGTTTTAAGTATAAGCGATGAATTAATGTTTAGATACTATGAGCTTTTAAGTGAGAAAAATTTAAGCGAAATTTCTCAAATGAAAGATGATATTAAAAATGGTTTATTGCATCCTAAAAAAGCTAAGGAAGATTTAGCTTTAGAAATTACTGTGCGTTTTCACTCAAATGAGTGTGCATTAAAAGCTAAGGAAGAATTTGACAAAGTTCATGGCGCAAAAGAGCTTCCTAGTGATATGCCAAGTTTTACTTTAGAAGGTAGTATTTGGCTTGCAAAAGCTATAGTAGAATGTAAAATGGAAAGCTCTACTTCAGCGTCAAGAAGATTGATTAATTCAAATGCGGTAAGTATTAATGGGGAAAAAGTTCAAGATGAACAATTCCAACTAGAAAGCGGAGAATATATTTTACAAGTTGGAAAAAGAAAATTTGCAAAATTAAAGGTAGTATGA
- a CDS encoding nitronate monooxygenase, whose protein sequence is MSFKALKIGKHEIKYPIFQGGMGLGISWDKLASAVSLNGGLGIISSVGTGYYENRTHIDKELNAKPYGSDNFYSKAGLKALIDNARKVCADAPLGCNILYASNNYAQIAHNACEVGFNVIVSGAGLPTNLPEFTQDYPDVALVPIVSSAKALKIICKRWQSRYNRLPDAVIVEGPKSGGHQGFTYEQCLMDEYQLENVVPQVAQEIKNWGDIPLIAAGGIWDKQDIEKMMSLGASGVQMGTRFIGTFECDASDDFKQVLLECKKEDIELLKSPVGYPARGIRTNLLNLVDKRMGPKISCVSNCVAPCGRGKEATKVGYCIADRLYDAWSGKKETGLFFTGINGYKLDKLISVEELMKKLVNGENA, encoded by the coding sequence ATGAGTTTTAAAGCTTTAAAAATTGGAAAGCATGAAATAAAATATCCTATTTTTCAAGGTGGTATGGGTCTTGGTATAAGCTGGGATAAACTTGCTTCTGCAGTTTCTTTAAATGGTGGTTTAGGAATTATTTCCTCAGTGGGAACTGGATATTATGAAAATAGAACACATATAGATAAAGAGCTTAATGCAAAACCTTATGGAAGTGATAATTTTTATTCAAAAGCAGGCTTGAAAGCTTTGATAGATAATGCTAGAAAAGTTTGCGCTGATGCACCTTTGGGTTGTAATATTTTATATGCAAGTAATAATTATGCACAAATTGCACATAATGCTTGTGAAGTTGGTTTTAATGTAATAGTTTCAGGAGCAGGGCTTCCTACAAATTTACCTGAATTTACACAAGATTATCCTGATGTTGCTTTGGTGCCTATTGTATCATCTGCTAAAGCTTTAAAAATTATTTGTAAAAGATGGCAAAGTAGATATAATCGTTTGCCTGATGCAGTTATAGTTGAAGGGCCTAAGAGTGGAGGACATCAAGGTTTTACTTATGAACAATGTTTGATGGATGAGTATCAATTAGAAAATGTAGTTCCACAAGTTGCACAAGAAATTAAAAATTGGGGGGATATACCACTAATTGCTGCAGGTGGAATTTGGGATAAGCAAGATATAGAAAAAATGATGTCTTTAGGGGCAAGTGGCGTTCAAATGGGAACTCGTTTCATAGGAACTTTTGAATGTGATGCAAGTGATGATTTTAAACAGGTATTGCTTGAATGTAAAAAAGAAGATATTGAACTTTTAAAATCTCCAGTTGGCTATCCTGCAAGAGGAATAAGAACTAACCTTTTAAATTTAGTTGATAAAAGAATGGGGCCAAAAATTTCTTGTGTGAGCAATTGCGTTGCACCATGTGGCAGAGGCAAGGAAGCTACTAAAGTGGGTTATTGTATAGCAGATAGATTATATGATGCATGGAGCGGCAAAAAAGAAACAGGCTTATTTTTTACAGGTATTAATGGATATAAACTAGATAAGCTTATTAGTGTAGAAGAGCTAATGAAAAAATTAGTTAATGGTGAAAATGCTTAG
- a CDS encoding N-acetylmuramoyl-L-alanine amidase family protein: protein MLRIVFIFLLFCLSAFANAEVKKFDQFFLISNSDEKLQLHQQLKSLYIQSVINDNSEEKNEILKRLIISSNSLGFDDKAYVQELKESGVSEEEISRLKNALKVIQDQKIKKEQAKIETNATTSINKKEDKKEDKKEDKKEDKKEDKKEDKKEDKKEDKKEDKKAPVQKELFVLDVKKIDNGVLLDLSEKISQKDIKNFTLKGDKNFRYVADFDGILKGSKRNFEFKDFDIVVSQFDPTTMRLVLTSKKELKVKIELKNQSFFMGLEEIEKKENPKPKPITKAQNEVKKLAVKKEIDKKNEPLYILKSIKEKNGVNLELNNDIDIEDIKISSFKDGKFYRSIVSFEAILEGDRKKININKNQSITLTQYNKTTVRLVLSSTSNFKTSIDLDDNELFIGFEKNIKNTNQKTKLTEKKSSVKKAGKIIVIDPGHGGKDPGTLGTKGVKEKDIVLNVGLKLGNELKKRGYKIYYTRSTDKFINLRDRTSMANEKMADLFISIHANAAPNKQKAKTLEGIETFFLSPARSERSKKAAELENQSDFEEMNYFSKQTFLNFLNREKIVASNKLAIDVQKSILSNVRKKYKVVDGGVREAPFWVLVGAQMPAILIETGYISHPSERNRLINNNFQELLAIGIANGIESYFYKNQ from the coding sequence ATGCTTAGAATAGTCTTTATTTTTTTATTATTTTGTCTTAGTGCTTTTGCTAATGCAGAAGTTAAGAAATTTGATCAATTTTTTTTAATTTCTAATTCAGATGAGAAACTACAACTACATCAACAACTAAAATCTTTGTATATACAAAGTGTAATTAATGATAATTCTGAAGAAAAGAATGAAATTTTAAAAAGATTAATTATAAGTTCTAATTCTTTAGGTTTTGATGATAAAGCTTATGTGCAAGAGCTCAAAGAAAGCGGAGTAAGTGAAGAAGAAATTTCACGTTTAAAAAATGCTTTAAAAGTTATACAAGATCAAAAAATAAAAAAAGAACAAGCAAAAATTGAAACTAACGCTACAACATCTATTAATAAAAAAGAAGATAAAAAAGAAGATAAAAAAGAAGATAAAAAAGAAGATAAAAAAGAAGATAAAAAAGAAGATAAAAAAGAAGATAAAAAAGAAGATAAAAAAGAAGATAAAAAAGCCCCAGTGCAAAAAGAGCTTTTTGTGCTTGATGTAAAAAAAATAGATAATGGTGTCTTGCTTGATTTGAGTGAAAAAATCAGCCAAAAAGACATCAAAAATTTTACTCTCAAAGGTGATAAGAATTTTCGTTATGTTGCGGATTTTGATGGAATTTTAAAAGGATCTAAGAGAAATTTTGAATTTAAAGATTTTGATATTGTTGTTTCGCAGTTTGATCCGACTACTATGCGTTTAGTATTAACCTCTAAAAAAGAATTGAAAGTAAAAATAGAACTTAAAAACCAAAGTTTTTTTATGGGACTTGAAGAAATAGAAAAAAAAGAAAATCCAAAACCTAAACCTATAACTAAAGCTCAAAATGAAGTAAAAAAATTAGCAGTAAAAAAAGAAATTGATAAAAAAAATGAGCCGTTGTATATATTAAAATCAATCAAAGAAAAAAATGGTGTAAATTTAGAATTAAATAATGATATTGATATAGAAGATATTAAAATTAGTTCTTTTAAAGATGGTAAATTTTATCGTTCTATTGTAAGTTTTGAGGCAATATTGGAAGGTGATAGAAAAAAAATAAATATTAATAAAAATCAATCTATAACTCTGACTCAATATAATAAAACAACTGTTAGGCTTGTTTTAAGTTCAACAAGTAATTTTAAAACAAGTATTGATTTAGATGATAATGAGTTGTTTATAGGTTTTGAAAAAAATATCAAAAATACAAACCAAAAAACTAAGTTAACAGAAAAGAAATCTTCAGTTAAAAAAGCAGGAAAAATTATAGTAATTGATCCAGGCCATGGTGGTAAAGATCCAGGTACTTTAGGTACTAAGGGTGTTAAAGAAAAGGATATAGTTTTAAATGTTGGATTAAAACTTGGTAATGAATTAAAAAAAAGAGGGTATAAAATCTATTATACTAGAAGTACAGATAAATTTATAAATCTTAGAGATAGAACTTCTATGGCAAATGAAAAAATGGCCGATTTGTTTATTTCTATTCATGCAAATGCAGCACCAAACAAGCAAAAAGCAAAAACTCTTGAAGGAATTGAAACTTTCTTTTTATCACCTGCAAGAAGTGAAAGAAGTAAAAAAGCTGCAGAGTTGGAAAACCAATCGGATTTTGAAGAAATGAATTATTTTTCTAAGCAAACTTTTTTAAATTTTTTAAATCGTGAAAAAATAGTTGCTTCTAATAAATTGGCTATTGATGTGCAAAAAAGTATTTTAAGTAATGTGCGTAAAAAATACAAAGTAGTAGATGGCGGGGTTAGGGAGGCTCCGTTTTGGGTTTTAGTAGGAGCTCAAATGCCTGCAATTTTGATTGAGACAGGTTATATAAGTCATCCCAGCGAAAGAAATAGGCTCATAAATAATAATTTTCAAGAATTATTAGCTATTGGCATAGCTAATGGCATAGAAAGTTATTTTTATAAAAATCAATGA
- the mnmC gene encoding bifunctional tRNA (5-methylaminomethyl-2-thiouridine)(34)-methyltransferase MnmD/FAD-dependent 5-carboxymethylaminomethyl-2-thiouridine(34) oxidoreductase MnmC, with product MKKANIIIKNNTPFSLDFDDYYFNCDDGLGESAFIYSNAFEFNEKQTIIAELGFGIGLNFFLTLKRFLKEKKDSQRLFYLSFENFYIEKEKLREIYKNLGFYEEFKELLEQFLQFYPICKDGVYRFYFQNCFLDLVFGDAKEKLQNLDFKADIWYLDGFSPAKNQDMFNEDIIKYIAKNSKIKAKILTFSAASLLQKALLANNFSVIKIKGYKKREMIQAIFNGLEFKNKFAYFNTPSLRKDVKKIAIIGGGIAGASLAYELSLRNCNIDVFEKENSLGKGASGNINGILSSLILKPDVLLGEFSQYAFLEASRFYRQILNLNPQGVYEYAHNELMQERFKSQKNNILFKIINKQAFLKDGMCIKPQEVVKTLLEKSRARLFFEYDFLNYSYEKEKFILKFSNKKSLKDYDVLIYAQGADVKNVLNYKYMKLSSVRGQCTHLKPFLNNLHALSSKGYVCPINKELNLQLIGASYDRINQDNVLLEKDDYQNIENIKEFLKDTKLEILGGKVGFRSYSSDRFAIAGQAYDEKFYLQNYKALLWHKDKAQISPNGFIPLYFSIAHGSRAFASAIICARVISSLIFDEPRIEKDYLYALHPSRFLIRQLKKGNL from the coding sequence ATGAAAAAAGCAAATATTATTATTAAAAACAACACACCTTTTTCTTTGGATTTTGATGATTATTATTTTAATTGTGATGATGGTCTAGGTGAAAGTGCTTTTATTTATAGCAATGCCTTTGAATTTAATGAAAAACAAACTATTATTGCAGAACTTGGTTTTGGTATAGGTTTAAATTTTTTTCTTACACTAAAGCGCTTTTTAAAAGAAAAAAAAGATAGTCAAAGACTTTTTTATCTTAGTTTTGAAAATTTTTATATAGAAAAAGAAAAATTAAGAGAAATTTATAAAAATCTTGGTTTTTATGAGGAATTTAAAGAACTCTTGGAGCAATTTTTGCAATTTTATCCTATATGCAAAGATGGCGTTTATAGGTTTTATTTTCAAAATTGTTTTTTAGATTTGGTTTTTGGAGATGCTAAAGAAAAACTGCAAAATTTAGATTTTAAAGCTGATATTTGGTATTTAGATGGTTTTTCACCTGCTAAAAATCAAGATATGTTTAATGAAGATATTATAAAATATATAGCTAAAAATTCTAAAATAAAAGCTAAAATTTTGACTTTTTCTGCTGCTAGTTTACTCCAAAAAGCATTGCTTGCTAATAATTTTAGTGTAATCAAGATTAAAGGTTATAAAAAGAGAGAAATGATACAAGCTATTTTTAATGGCTTAGAATTTAAAAATAAGTTTGCATATTTTAATACCCCATCATTAAGAAAAGATGTCAAAAAAATAGCCATTATTGGTGGAGGTATAGCAGGAGCCAGTTTAGCTTATGAACTTTCCTTAAGAAATTGCAATATAGATGTTTTTGAAAAAGAAAATTCTTTAGGTAAAGGTGCTTCTGGAAATATTAATGGAATTTTAAGTTCTTTAATTTTAAAACCTGATGTTTTGCTTGGTGAATTTTCACAATATGCATTTTTAGAAGCAAGTAGATTTTATAGGCAAATTTTAAATTTAAATCCACAAGGTGTTTATGAATATGCACATAATGAACTTATGCAAGAACGTTTTAAGAGTCAAAAAAATAATATCTTATTTAAGATTATAAATAAACAAGCTTTTTTGAAAGATGGAATGTGTATAAAGCCTCAAGAAGTAGTCAAGACACTTTTAGAAAAAAGTAGAGCAAGATTATTTTTTGAGTATGATTTTTTAAACTATTCTTATGAAAAAGAAAAATTTATTTTAAAATTTAGCAATAAAAAATCTTTAAAAGATTATGATGTTTTAATTTATGCACAAGGTGCTGATGTTAAAAATGTTTTAAACTATAAATATATGAAGTTAAGTAGTGTAAGAGGTCAATGTACTCATTTAAAACCATTTTTAAATAATTTGCATGCATTATCTTCCAAAGGCTATGTTTGTCCTATTAATAAAGAGTTAAATTTGCAACTTATTGGTGCAAGTTATGATAGAATAAATCAAGATAATGTTCTTTTGGAAAAGGATGACTATCAAAATATTGAAAATATAAAAGAATTTTTAAAAGATACAAAATTAGAAATTTTAGGTGGTAAAGTTGGTTTTAGATCTTATTCTAGTGATAGATTTGCTATAGCAGGTCAAGCTTATGATGAAAAATTCTATCTTCAAAATTATAAAGCACTTTTATGGCATAAAGATAAAGCTCAAATAAGTCCTAATGGTTTTATTCCTTTATATTTTTCAATAGCACATGGTTCTAGAGCATTTGCTAGTGCTATTATTTGTGCTAGAGTAATAAGTTCTTTGATTTTTGATGAACCAAGAATTGAAAAAGATTATTTATATGCTTTACATCCTTCTAGGTTTTTAATTCGCCAATTAAAAAAAGGAAATCTTTAA
- a CDS encoding inverse autotransporter beta-barrel domain-containing protein: MRKFFFVSCICLKVFALNLEESLSKNDENLTKKQKDVKNNISKQVFFQKPKEYQVQNIDFNSYASKSLGQILNLSSKDKTEANIDFNAINVNIKNINSIFDYENISLLLEKQARIGQLEQFYSIGVINRYEFDEFNLGFNYFNDQYKKIYTKNSFGMELQFSQYFKAYANHCNVKDSDLDDNIEVGIVFDLPYLNTLNINSNIKELQNQYNITYSPISILDLSLNYQDEKNNTKDQTAMWVRFRLNYEQSISKQFYNSFYRKSNIGKFNRYDFATRTY; encoded by the coding sequence GTGAGAAAATTCTTTTTTGTAAGTTGTATTTGTTTAAAAGTTTTTGCTTTAAATTTAGAAGAAAGTTTAAGTAAAAATGATGAAAACTTAACCAAAAAACAAAAAGATGTAAAAAATAATATTTCAAAACAAGTTTTTTTTCAAAAACCTAAAGAATATCAAGTTCAAAACATAGATTTTAATTCTTATGCCAGTAAATCACTAGGACAAATTTTAAATCTGAGTTCTAAAGATAAAACAGAAGCTAATATTGATTTTAATGCCATAAATGTTAATATTAAAAATATTAATTCTATATTTGATTATGAAAATATTTCACTGCTTTTAGAAAAACAAGCTAGAATAGGACAATTGGAACAATTTTATTCTATAGGAGTTATTAACCGCTATGAATTTGATGAATTTAATCTAGGTTTTAATTATTTTAACGATCAATATAAGAAAATCTATACTAAAAATAGCTTTGGCATGGAATTACAATTTAGTCAATATTTTAAAGCCTATGCAAATCATTGCAATGTTAAAGATAGTGATTTAGATGATAATATTGAAGTTGGAATTGTTTTCGATTTGCCATATTTGAATACTTTAAATATTAATTCCAATATAAAAGAATTGCAAAATCAATATAATATTACTTATTCTCCTATTTCAATTTTGGATTTATCACTTAATTATCAAGATGAAAAGAATAATACAAAAGATCAAACTGCTATGTGGGTAAGATTTAGACTAAATTACGAGCAAAGTATAAGTAAACAATTTTATAATAGTTTTTATCGAAAGAGTAATATAGGTAAATTTAATCGTTATGATTTTGCAACAAGGACTTATTGA
- the rseP gene encoding RIP metalloprotease RseP has protein sequence MKSYLFLFIILVIGFKFYSFSFLITLLVISFLIFFHELGHFLAAKHMKVDVEIFSIGFGRAVFKKTYKNTEYRLSALPFGGYVKLKGQDDLNPSEKNYEPNSYNTLSPLARIYILFAGPFFNFFLAFLLYIAIGFLGVQKLAPIIGNIAPNSAAQKANLQIGDKILAIDGVKIQSFEEIGKLVHIKPTLLNIERDGKLINITLTPQIDQGYNEFYQKVQKPLIGIAPKGEFVTIYHPGFSSLKYAYEESIEASLLIFKGLAKIISGELDAKNMGGIITMVDITSKAANTSIVVLFLITALISINLGVLNLLPIPALDGGHILFNLYELVFKKEVPKVCFEYLSYFGMALLLSLMVFVTYNDIARFMSNQ, from the coding sequence TTGAAATCATATTTATTTTTATTTATTATCTTAGTCATTGGCTTTAAATTTTATTCTTTTAGCTTTTTAATAACGCTTTTGGTTATATCTTTTTTAATTTTTTTTCACGAGTTAGGACATTTTTTAGCCGCAAAACATATGAAAGTAGATGTAGAAATTTTTAGTATAGGCTTTGGAAGAGCTGTTTTTAAAAAAACTTACAAAAACACAGAATACCGCTTATCTGCTCTACCTTTTGGAGGCTATGTTAAACTCAAAGGACAAGATGATTTAAATCCTAGCGAAAAAAATTACGAACCAAATAGCTATAACACTCTAAGTCCTCTAGCTAGAATTTACATACTTTTTGCGGGACCATTTTTTAATTTCTTTTTAGCATTTTTACTTTATATAGCCATAGGTTTTTTAGGAGTTCAAAAACTTGCACCTATTATTGGCAATATAGCACCAAACTCAGCTGCGCAAAAAGCAAATTTACAAATTGGAGATAAAATCCTAGCTATAGATGGAGTTAAAATTCAAAGCTTTGAAGAAATCGGCAAACTTGTACATATAAAACCAACCTTACTTAATATAGAACGCGATGGTAAACTCATCAACATCACCCTAACCCCGCAAATTGACCAAGGTTATAATGAATTTTATCAAAAAGTTCAAAAACCACTAATTGGCATAGCACCTAAGGGTGAGTTTGTTACTATTTATCATCCAGGATTTAGTAGTTTAAAATATGCTTATGAAGAAAGCATAGAAGCCTCTTTACTTATTTTTAAAGGTCTTGCTAAAATCATCAGCGGAGAATTAGACGCTAAGAATATGGGTGGAATCATCACTATGGTGGATATAACTTCCAAAGCAGCAAATACTAGCATAGTAGTTTTATTTTTAATCACCGCTTTAATTTCTATCAACCTTGGAGTATTAAATTTACTTCCCATTCCAGCGCTAGATGGAGGACATATACTTTTTAACCTTTATGAGTTAGTCTTTAAAAAAGAAGTGCCAAAAGTATGTTTTGAATATCTTAGTTATTTTGGCATGGCTTTACTTTTAAGTTTAATGGTGTTTGTAACTTATAATGATATTGCTCGTTTTATGAGCAATCAATAA